In the genome of Leptospira noumeaensis, one region contains:
- a CDS encoding lysophospholipid acyltransferase family protein, whose product MKPKKRTVAYDFLIKLVSFTKNLVFHSIEENFSDAENHLETPYPSALLCNHVSEADVVSLSIVYPRLKPKIKMIIPAREDILAPGFLQKEFRAKGVLKWIFRFIDATKIIPFLLRYIGAVPIKRPFRDNTRELIKRGELRDTVDNEWNDLVAHIKKGRNLFMFPEGTYNQDGFLNQVKRGAYYIKSKIGQLHFNSFTLTYDHLSYKKTKLYIKYGKPFQFDPDFTADQVVKLVSEKLGKNYTVTLGNLTSFVLFKFGKETKIKQQQFIELLLKLKKQIEISFPEITLASELKGEIFHDQLESIFSNLKKFKLIDWENQIISTKESLYHLPKSLHNLKKMNTVLYHKNQLTAHMSHLEEIWNGVFTGHGAYHETT is encoded by the coding sequence ATGAAACCTAAAAAACGAACGGTTGCTTACGATTTCCTAATCAAACTTGTGAGTTTCACAAAAAACCTAGTTTTCCATTCAATAGAAGAAAATTTTTCAGACGCAGAAAATCACTTAGAAACACCCTATCCTTCTGCCTTACTCTGCAACCATGTTTCCGAAGCCGATGTAGTTTCCCTTTCTATAGTTTATCCTAGACTCAAACCCAAAATCAAAATGATCATTCCTGCAAGAGAAGACATCTTAGCACCAGGTTTTTTACAAAAGGAATTCCGAGCCAAGGGAGTTCTCAAATGGATCTTCCGATTCATCGATGCCACAAAAATCATTCCATTTTTATTACGTTATATTGGAGCCGTTCCCATCAAACGACCGTTTCGCGACAACACAAGAGAGCTAATCAAAAGAGGCGAGTTAAGAGATACAGTAGATAACGAATGGAATGACCTTGTGGCTCATATTAAAAAAGGTCGAAATTTATTTATGTTTCCAGAAGGCACATACAACCAGGACGGATTTTTAAACCAGGTAAAACGCGGTGCTTATTACATTAAATCCAAAATTGGACAACTTCATTTTAATAGTTTTACACTCACTTACGACCATCTGTCCTATAAAAAAACAAAGTTATATATCAAATATGGAAAACCATTCCAATTTGATCCAGATTTTACCGCCGACCAAGTGGTAAAACTTGTCAGTGAAAAATTAGGTAAAAACTACACAGTTACATTAGGGAACCTCACCTCTTTTGTTTTATTTAAATTTGGAAAGGAAACCAAAATCAAACAACAACAGTTTATAGAGTTACTTTTGAAACTAAAAAAACAAATCGAAATTTCATTCCCAGAAATCACACTTGCATCGGAACTGAAAGGAGAAATTTTTCACGACCAATTGGAATCCATTTTTTCCAATCTAAAAAAGTTCAAACTAATTGACTGGGAAAACCAAATCATTTCTACAAAAGAAAGTCTTTACCATTTACCAAAGTCACTTCATAACTTAAAAAAGATGAATACAGTTTTATATCATAAAAACCAACTGACAGCCCATATGTCTCACTTAGAAGAGATATGGAACGGAGTATTTACAGGACATGGAGCTTATCATGAAACCACTTAA
- a CDS encoding SpoIIE family protein phosphatase codes for MSSFFDRIFKFFYKYISYSFAIVFFSLLGAFFGAFYAYFFGSALIPDFTMANHPEVVLVFVVSTLFAALGHSIEFGILAPIGYQGFRSDTKKLNTTLKPNETIRHKDILELENILKSIIDFPKENMFAAVRYACFVFLSVMVTYLIYKYPIYELALIFIGWLAAVFVYGGFSYIISDYFTGAKRVEIKKILAYRDVTIHKNYGIMSLKGKFIFLLILILLSLSVLAVFISFENASLVKISAFITMTFFEAVILIFMFFQSINLTLEQINESANSLASGGRGALPILSIDKEFIQFAENFEKATREVGRIRENLQELVEAKTSELRNSLEIVESLKKQQDGDYFLTSLLIKPLSLNKTLGSNVKTDFFIKQKKTFTFHGRENEIGGDICITRTLSLRGKDYTFFLNADAMGKSLQGAGGVLVLGAAVQSILERSIAVQSVKLLYAERWIKNAYQELHHIFESFDCSMLVSMVMGLIDDETGLVYYLNAEHPWSVLFRNEKAEFIKNNSELRKLGTPVKENSLEISTLQLQPGDVLVLGSDGRDDIEFVSMEELRKINHDEELFLHHVEKGKGDLKSIYKSILETGELTDDLSLMRISFKENTTLPARSIRKESYELMRKARTNIKEGQLEKAKQNLIDANKINPENQEISRALIRLLVRMKDYSFAAEKLNAYIEEFPGDTDLIYLASFTYKQTKEYGKAIDMGERIRLRNPGHLSNLLRLVQLYLLIGNLPKAEKTLGLTSFLTADSKRIESFRLQIEDYKKKVLD; via the coding sequence ATGAGCAGCTTTTTTGATCGGATTTTCAAATTCTTCTATAAATACATATCTTACAGTTTTGCCATTGTATTTTTCTCCCTGCTAGGTGCCTTTTTCGGGGCCTTTTATGCTTACTTCTTTGGATCTGCCCTAATCCCCGATTTTACGATGGCAAACCACCCTGAAGTGGTTTTGGTATTTGTTGTTTCTACTTTATTTGCAGCCCTTGGGCATAGCATTGAGTTTGGAATCTTAGCCCCCATTGGTTACCAAGGATTTCGTTCCGACACAAAAAAATTAAACACAACACTAAAACCCAATGAGACCATTCGTCATAAGGACATACTTGAATTAGAAAACATTTTAAAATCCATTATTGATTTTCCTAAAGAGAATATGTTTGCGGCTGTCCGTTATGCTTGTTTTGTATTCCTTTCGGTAATGGTCACTTATCTCATTTACAAATACCCAATTTATGAACTGGCTCTTATTTTTATCGGTTGGCTTGCTGCTGTTTTTGTCTACGGAGGATTTTCTTATATCATCTCCGATTATTTTACAGGTGCAAAACGAGTGGAGATCAAAAAAATCTTAGCGTATAGAGATGTTACCATTCATAAAAATTATGGAATCATGAGTTTAAAAGGAAAATTTATTTTTTTACTCATTCTTATTTTATTATCGCTCAGTGTGCTTGCCGTATTTATCTCTTTTGAAAATGCCAGTCTTGTGAAAATTTCAGCCTTCATTACCATGACTTTTTTTGAAGCTGTCATTTTGATTTTTATGTTTTTCCAATCCATCAATTTAACCTTAGAACAAATCAATGAATCTGCAAATAGTTTGGCGAGTGGAGGCCGCGGTGCCCTTCCGATTTTATCAATCGATAAAGAATTCATTCAATTTGCGGAAAATTTTGAAAAAGCCACACGAGAAGTAGGAAGGATCAGAGAAAACTTACAAGAATTAGTGGAAGCAAAAACTTCTGAACTCAGAAACAGTTTAGAAATTGTAGAATCACTGAAAAAACAACAAGATGGGGATTATTTTTTAACTTCTCTACTCATCAAACCACTGAGTTTAAACAAAACTCTTGGTTCCAACGTAAAAACAGATTTTTTCATCAAACAAAAGAAAACCTTCACATTTCATGGGAGAGAAAATGAAATTGGTGGGGATATTTGTATCACAAGGACTTTGTCACTTCGAGGTAAAGATTATACTTTTTTTCTGAATGCCGATGCCATGGGAAAATCTTTACAAGGGGCAGGAGGAGTTCTTGTTCTTGGTGCTGCCGTCCAATCCATCTTAGAACGTTCCATCGCAGTCCAATCTGTCAAACTTCTCTATGCAGAAAGATGGATTAAAAATGCCTACCAAGAACTCCACCATATATTTGAAAGTTTCGATTGTTCTATGTTAGTTTCCATGGTTATGGGGCTCATTGATGATGAAACTGGACTCGTTTATTATTTAAATGCAGAACATCCTTGGTCTGTTTTATTCCGAAACGAAAAAGCTGAGTTCATTAAAAACAATTCCGAACTGAGAAAACTAGGAACCCCTGTCAAAGAAAATTCGTTAGAAATATCCACCTTACAGTTGCAACCTGGAGATGTATTGGTTTTAGGATCAGACGGCCGAGACGATATAGAATTTGTCAGTATGGAAGAATTACGAAAAATCAACCATGACGAAGAATTATTTTTACACCATGTAGAAAAAGGGAAAGGAGATCTAAAATCCATATACAAATCCATTTTAGAAACGGGAGAACTCACCGATGACTTAAGTCTTATGCGAATTTCTTTTAAGGAGAATACAACTCTCCCGGCTAGATCCATCCGCAAGGAATCCTATGAACTTATGAGAAAGGCAAGAACCAATATCAAAGAAGGCCAATTGGAAAAAGCCAAACAGAATTTGATCGATGCCAATAAAATTAACCCCGAAAACCAAGAAATTTCCAGAGCCCTCATCCGCCTCCTTGTCAGAATGAAAGACTATAGTTTTGCCGCAGAAAAATTAAACGCCTATATTGAAGAATTTCCAGGTGATACTGATCTCATTTATCTGGCATCCTTCACTTACAAACAAACCAAAGAATATGGAAAAGCCATTGATATGGGGGAAAGGATTCGGCTTCGGAACCCAGGCCACTTATCCAACTTATTGCGTCTTGTACAATTGTATCTTTTAATAGGCAATTTGCCTAAGGCAGAAAAAACTTTAGGTCTCACATCCTTTCTAACAGCCGATTCCAAACGAATCGAAAGTTTTAGACTACAAATCGAGGACTATAAGAAGAAAGTTCTTGATTAA
- a CDS encoding SDR family NAD(P)-dependent oxidoreductase, whose translation MELKNKRIVITGAGSGIGKETVLQVLKHEGVKILACDLNEKNILEHPSVIPYKCDVSKKENLDKLLKDADKKLGGIDIFYANAGFAYYEVIENADWDRIDRIYSTNVFSPLYTLISLNHTRKEPFLFVVTASAMSHLALPGYAQYSSTKAAVRSFIDAYRFELKPGNRVMVVYPIATRTKFFDSAGKKVPVPFPSQTAETVAKKVVKGILSDSKEVYPSFLFRFIQVLDRFLFFILPVYQKIEASKLDSLKK comes from the coding sequence ATGGAACTAAAAAACAAAAGAATCGTAATTACCGGTGCCGGTTCCGGAATCGGAAAAGAAACCGTATTGCAAGTGTTAAAGCACGAAGGGGTCAAAATCCTTGCTTGTGATTTAAATGAAAAAAACATTCTAGAACATCCGAGTGTCATCCCTTACAAATGCGACGTATCTAAAAAAGAAAATTTGGATAAATTATTAAAAGATGCAGATAAAAAATTGGGTGGCATTGATATTTTTTATGCGAATGCAGGTTTTGCTTATTACGAAGTCATTGAGAATGCTGATTGGGACAGAATTGATCGAATTTATAGCACAAATGTATTTTCGCCCTTATACACACTCATTTCGCTCAATCATACAAGGAAAGAGCCTTTTTTATTCGTAGTCACTGCTTCGGCCATGAGTCATTTAGCACTACCTGGATATGCTCAGTATTCTTCCACGAAAGCAGCAGTTCGTTCCTTTATTGATGCTTACCGTTTTGAATTAAAACCAGGAAACCGTGTGATGGTTGTTTACCCGATAGCAACAAGAACCAAGTTCTTTGATTCGGCTGGGAAAAAAGTACCCGTTCCTTTCCCAAGCCAAACGGCAGAAACTGTTGCCAAAAAGGTGGTGAAGGGAATTCTATCTGATTCCAAAGAAGTGTATCCTTCTTTTCTGTTTCGTTTCATCCAGGTGTTAGATCGGTTTTTGTTTTTCATTTTGCCGGTTTATCAAAAAATCGAAGCATCTAAATTGGATTCATTAAAAAAATAA
- a CDS encoding response regulator has translation MVIGTETKNRKNAILFVDDETIILLSMKSQVRQRFGEKYKYLTADNAKEAWDLLQELEEEGSSVSVIITDWSMPGMNGDEFLRKVHQTYPEIEKVIVTGFADQKSMDELNLEIGPIVCLKKPWDEEELITTISKAMET, from the coding sequence GTGGTTATTGGGACTGAGACTAAAAATAGAAAAAATGCCATTCTCTTTGTAGATGATGAGACCATCATTTTACTGAGCATGAAGTCTCAAGTCAGACAACGTTTCGGAGAAAAATACAAATACCTAACAGCAGACAATGCAAAGGAAGCATGGGATCTTCTCCAAGAATTAGAAGAAGAAGGAAGTTCTGTTTCCGTCATCATTACTGATTGGTCCATGCCTGGAATGAATGGGGATGAATTTTTACGAAAGGTACACCAAACCTATCCAGAGATTGAAAAGGTGATCGTCACAGGTTTTGCAGACCAAAAATCAATGGATGAATTAAACTTGGAAATTGGTCCCATTGTTTGTTTGAAAAAACCTTGGGACGAAGAAGAACTCATCACCACTATTTCCAAGGCAATGGAAACTTAA
- a CDS encoding PAS domain S-box protein: MNVSSTAMMVLNLLGQIRYANPASESVLGIRLNDILSRTYDAPEWKNTSLDGGLWREEDQPFNIILKTKKPVTDIRHAIEDSSGNKKYLSINGSPVFNKEGELSFLVFLITDITENVLKQKALEYSESKYRMITELSLSLVYDMDIRSGNNHWGGAIEEITGFSAEEYQKFGFSEWFAFIHPEDRETTLKLFRESSESQKKFSAEYRYQTKLGDYVYIEDNGIFLYDEFGVAYRLLGAMIDRTKQTDASFALKESESRLMMALDAAKMGIWSWDLETRAIFWSPQTYNIYGYPGENFEITEEKFLSLIYKDDLELMTKETTNLLNDPSRSAYRLRNRINHPDGKLHWIEAIGKLTRSKDGKPLILRGTVLDITEIKLSEEALRKSDERFEAFYQFSTEAFLIFDAGGLTVKDSNFAFQKLFGYDLEDTPQLKIRNLLSTKSLRIIRERISTNQAGSIEIVCRKKNGDFFPALVSIKRFLYKETNSIAYSIFDLSPLKEVEELRLINAEIRDKNKLIEKQKLELEMAFENLKRTQEQLIQSEKLAALGQLIAGIAHEINNPIGAVKASNQNMMDWQKRYGLASQLFREAILSVPVLEQKILKTILGNLDRPIEFYTGKEDRLRKKRNRELFLTNGFTNAQAEELADIWVDLGIGEIDPSYLPLFHSHYIKIFLDYLSLEIQFRRNTRSIQLAVDRISKIMYALKNFSRFDVSGKKNKASIPETIETVLTIYQNQLKRGINLVKNFDLVEPIDCYPEDLLHVWTNLIYNALQAMSFVGDLEITVKDFGEEILVSFRDSGPGVPEEIQSKIFEPFFTTKPPGEGSGLGLDIVNKIVKRHGGRIELSSVPGKTIFSIYLPKNV, translated from the coding sequence ATGAATGTCAGTTCCACTGCCATGATGGTTCTCAATCTATTGGGACAAATTCGTTATGCCAACCCGGCATCTGAGTCAGTTCTAGGCATCCGTTTGAATGACATCCTTTCCCGAACATACGATGCACCTGAATGGAAAAATACTTCTCTCGACGGTGGACTTTGGAGGGAAGAAGACCAACCCTTCAATATTATCTTAAAAACTAAAAAACCAGTCACAGACATTCGCCATGCCATTGAAGATTCGTCAGGAAATAAAAAATACCTCTCGATCAATGGATCTCCGGTATTCAATAAAGAAGGAGAACTTTCCTTTTTAGTTTTTCTCATTACAGATATAACAGAGAATGTTTTAAAACAAAAAGCCTTAGAATACAGTGAATCCAAATATCGTATGATCACCGAACTGTCATTAAGTTTAGTGTATGATATGGACATTCGATCTGGTAATAATCATTGGGGTGGTGCCATTGAAGAAATTACCGGTTTTTCTGCAGAAGAATACCAAAAGTTTGGATTTTCAGAATGGTTTGCTTTCATCCATCCAGAAGATAGAGAAACTACTTTGAAATTATTTCGAGAATCTTCGGAAAGTCAAAAAAAGTTTTCTGCTGAATATCGTTATCAAACAAAGTTGGGTGACTATGTTTACATTGAAGACAATGGAATTTTTTTATACGATGAATTTGGGGTCGCCTATCGATTGCTTGGTGCAATGATCGATCGCACCAAACAAACCGATGCCAGTTTTGCTTTAAAAGAATCAGAATCAAGACTTATGATGGCGCTTGATGCTGCAAAAATGGGAATTTGGAGTTGGGATTTAGAAACAAGGGCCATATTTTGGTCTCCCCAAACTTATAATATTTATGGATACCCGGGTGAAAATTTTGAAATAACTGAAGAAAAATTTTTATCTTTAATCTACAAAGATGATTTGGAATTAATGACAAAAGAAACAACGAATCTTTTGAATGATCCGAGTAGGTCTGCGTATAGGCTTCGCAATCGAATTAACCATCCAGATGGAAAACTCCATTGGATTGAAGCCATTGGAAAACTAACTAGATCCAAAGACGGCAAACCGTTGATCCTGCGAGGAACGGTTTTGGATATCACTGAAATCAAACTCAGTGAAGAAGCATTACGAAAGTCGGACGAAAGGTTTGAAGCTTTTTATCAGTTTTCGACAGAGGCCTTCCTTATTTTTGATGCCGGTGGATTAACAGTCAAAGATTCAAATTTTGCATTCCAAAAATTATTTGGTTATGATTTGGAAGATACTCCCCAATTAAAAATACGAAACCTACTTTCCACAAAATCACTTCGAATCATTCGAGAAAGAATTTCAACCAACCAAGCCGGATCCATAGAAATTGTTTGTAGGAAAAAAAATGGAGACTTTTTCCCAGCCCTTGTTTCTATCAAACGATTTCTTTATAAAGAAACCAATTCCATCGCGTATAGTATCTTTGATTTGAGTCCCTTAAAAGAAGTAGAAGAATTACGTTTAATCAATGCAGAAATTAGAGATAAAAACAAACTCATTGAAAAACAAAAACTAGAATTGGAAATGGCTTTCGAAAATTTAAAACGAACCCAGGAGCAATTAATCCAATCGGAAAAACTCGCCGCCTTAGGACAGTTAATTGCTGGGATCGCCCATGAAATCAATAATCCTATCGGGGCAGTAAAAGCCTCCAACCAGAATATGATGGATTGGCAAAAAAGGTATGGGCTTGCTTCCCAGCTCTTTCGGGAAGCCATTTTGTCAGTTCCAGTTCTAGAACAAAAAATTTTAAAAACGATTCTTGGAAATTTAGATAGGCCCATTGAATTTTATACAGGAAAAGAGGATCGTCTTCGTAAAAAAAGAAATCGTGAATTGTTTTTGACCAACGGATTTACAAACGCCCAAGCTGAAGAACTGGCTGATATTTGGGTGGATTTAGGAATCGGCGAAATTGATCCAAGTTATCTTCCTTTATTTCATTCCCATTATATAAAAATATTCTTAGATTATTTGTCCCTGGAGATCCAATTTCGAAGGAACACTCGTTCCATTCAATTGGCAGTGGATCGAATTTCTAAAATTATGTATGCCTTGAAGAATTTTTCCAGGTTTGACGTGAGTGGGAAAAAAAATAAGGCCTCCATCCCTGAAACCATAGAAACCGTATTAACCATTTATCAAAACCAATTAAAACGAGGAATCAATTTAGTCAAAAACTTTGATTTAGTAGAACCTATTGATTGTTATCCGGAAGATCTTTTGCATGTATGGACCAATTTAATTTATAATGCACTCCAAGCCATGTCCTTTGTTGGAGATTTAGAAATTACAGTAAAAGATTTTGGAGAGGAAATTTTGGTTTCGTTTAGGGACTCAGGTCCAGGTGTTCCAGAAGAGATCCAATCAAAAATCTTTGAACCATTTTTTACCACCAAACCTCCTGGTGAAGGGAGTGGACTTGGTCTCGATATCGTAAATAAAATTGTGAAACGTCACGGTGGTAGGATTGAACTTTCTTCTGTGCCTGGAAAAACGATATTTTCCATTTACCTTCCCAAAAATGTTTAA
- a CDS encoding TrmH family RNA methyltransferase, whose translation MSTKRPLKISVKNSEFQILEALRSNRTKRSKEKEVFVEGTENIKQLMAARWQITRIIFQEGRTLSQWGESVLKSNPSVKQLEVSPELYLELSEKENPSELLVTAKISSYDLEDLPEVKNPFYLLFDRPSDLGNFGSILRSADAFLVDAVFVLGHAIDVYEPKVIRASLGSIFHTKIVFIESLSVLETFLKKEKERVGLQVVGSDSTGKSSLVDKTLNSPILVILGNEAKGMSVHLQSLCDFILKIPMNGVVNSLNVSAAGSILLWEVKKNRK comes from the coding sequence ATGAGTACAAAACGACCGCTGAAAATTTCGGTCAAAAATTCTGAGTTTCAGATCCTTGAAGCACTTCGTTCCAACCGTACCAAAAGAAGTAAGGAAAAGGAAGTGTTTGTGGAGGGAACGGAAAACATCAAACAATTGATGGCAGCCCGTTGGCAGATCACAAGGATCATTTTTCAGGAAGGGCGTACTTTGTCGCAGTGGGGGGAATCGGTATTAAAGTCAAACCCCTCGGTAAAACAGTTGGAAGTATCTCCCGAATTGTATCTGGAACTTTCTGAAAAAGAAAATCCTTCAGAGTTACTTGTTACCGCAAAAATTTCGAGTTATGATTTAGAAGATCTTCCAGAAGTTAAAAATCCATTTTACTTACTTTTTGATAGGCCAAGTGATTTAGGAAACTTTGGTTCGATTTTGCGATCCGCAGATGCTTTCTTAGTCGATGCGGTTTTTGTTTTGGGCCATGCAATCGATGTATATGAACCTAAAGTCATTCGTGCAAGCCTTGGGAGTATATTTCATACTAAAATAGTTTTCATCGAATCTCTATCTGTATTGGAAACATTTTTAAAAAAAGAAAAAGAACGTGTTGGTCTTCAGGTAGTTGGATCTGATTCTACCGGTAAATCTTCGTTAGTGGATAAAACTTTAAATTCTCCAATCCTAGTCATTTTAGGAAATGAAGCTAAAGGGATGAGTGTCCATCTACAATCGCTTTGTGATTTCATTCTTAAGATTCCTATGAATGGAGTTGTGAATTCGCTAAATGTTTCGGCTGCCGGTTCCATTTTACTTTGGGAAGTAAAAAAGAACCGGAAATAG
- a CDS encoding FAD-dependent oxidoreductase, whose product MTSYPNLLSPLSLGFTTLRNRTIMGSMHTGLEEAPNGYERMAAFYGERAKGGVALIVTGGIAPNEAGRVSRGGGVMDTEEEANHHKVVTEAVHKEGGKIAMQILHTGRYGYHDKIVGASNLRAPINMFKPHPLTEEEIYQTIEDFARCAELAKLAGYDGVEIMGSEGYLINQFIAKRTNNRTDDWGGSFENRIKFPIEIIKAVRKRVGTDFIIIYRLSMLDLVEDGGNIDEVLILAKEIEKAGATIINTGIGWHEARIPTIAMMVPRAAFTWVTAKVKGHVNIPLVTSNRINTPEIAESVLAAGDADLVSMARPFLADSAFVNKAAAGKSAEINTCIACNQACLDHIFQGKICSCLVNPRACHETDLIITKTSKPKKVAVVGAGPGGMACSTTLAERGHSVTLFDAGSELGGQLNIARRIPGKEEFKETIRYFGEMVKKYGVNLKLNTFVTAEDLIQQGFDEVVLATGVIPRIPEIPGINGPNVLSYVDVVLKGKPVGNRAVVMGAGGIGFDVSLLLTDAGHDFTKENYLKEWGINQTISKDGGLGTKDTPHSGREVTMLKRSNSKFGATLGKTTGWIHKTSLEDRKVTQISGVTYKAIEADGVVIEVKGESRKIPCDTVVVCAGQDPNRTLLAPLELAKIPVHLIGGADLASELDAKRAIDQGTRLAVTI is encoded by the coding sequence ATGACATCTTATCCCAATCTTCTTTCTCCTTTATCATTAGGATTCACAACTCTACGAAATCGAACCATTATGGGCTCTATGCATACAGGTTTGGAAGAGGCACCCAATGGGTATGAAAGAATGGCCGCATTTTATGGTGAAAGAGCTAAAGGGGGAGTTGCCCTCATTGTGACAGGTGGAATTGCTCCCAATGAAGCTGGCCGAGTGTCTCGCGGTGGTGGAGTGATGGATACGGAAGAAGAGGCAAACCACCACAAGGTAGTGACTGAGGCCGTCCACAAAGAAGGTGGAAAAATTGCCATGCAGATTTTACATACGGGAAGGTATGGTTATCATGATAAAATTGTGGGGGCATCCAATCTTAGAGCTCCCATCAATATGTTCAAACCCCATCCTCTCACAGAAGAAGAAATTTACCAAACCATAGAAGATTTTGCCAGATGTGCAGAACTCGCCAAATTAGCTGGTTATGATGGTGTTGAAATTATGGGGAGTGAAGGATATCTAATCAATCAATTCATTGCCAAACGTACAAACAACAGAACTGACGATTGGGGTGGTAGTTTTGAAAATCGCATTAAGTTCCCGATTGAAATTATCAAAGCAGTTCGCAAACGAGTGGGAACGGACTTTATCATCATTTACCGTCTTTCGATGTTAGACCTTGTGGAAGATGGGGGTAATATTGACGAAGTTTTAATTTTGGCAAAAGAAATTGAAAAAGCGGGAGCCACCATCATCAATACAGGGATTGGTTGGCACGAAGCACGAATTCCTACCATTGCCATGATGGTCCCGAGAGCTGCTTTTACCTGGGTCACTGCAAAAGTAAAAGGTCATGTAAACATCCCTCTGGTGACTTCGAACCGAATCAATACTCCTGAAATTGCAGAATCAGTACTCGCTGCTGGTGATGCAGATTTGGTATCTATGGCAAGGCCCTTCCTTGCAGATTCAGCTTTTGTCAACAAAGCAGCCGCAGGTAAATCAGCAGAAATCAATACTTGTATTGCTTGTAACCAAGCATGTCTCGATCATATCTTCCAAGGAAAAATTTGTAGTTGTTTGGTGAACCCTAGGGCTTGCCACGAAACCGATCTGATCATTACAAAAACATCCAAACCAAAAAAAGTGGCAGTTGTGGGTGCGGGTCCCGGTGGCATGGCCTGTTCCACAACACTTGCCGAACGCGGACATTCTGTAACATTGTTTGATGCAGGAAGTGAACTCGGAGGACAACTCAACATTGCTCGCCGGATTCCAGGAAAAGAAGAATTTAAAGAAACCATTCGTTATTTTGGAGAGATGGTAAAAAAATACGGAGTGAACTTAAAACTCAATACTTTTGTTACTGCAGAAGATCTCATTCAACAAGGGTTTGACGAAGTCGTGCTTGCTACGGGAGTTATCCCTCGAATTCCTGAAATTCCGGGAATCAATGGCCCAAATGTACTCAGTTATGTGGATGTGGTTTTAAAAGGAAAACCAGTGGGGAACCGTGCCGTTGTGATGGGAGCTGGTGGGATTGGATTTGATGTCAGTCTTTTGTTAACGGATGCGGGCCATGACTTCACTAAAGAAAATTATCTAAAAGAATGGGGAATCAACCAAACCATTTCCAAAGACGGTGGGCTTGGAACTAAAGACACTCCTCATTCTGGCAGAGAAGTCACTATGTTAAAACGTTCCAATAGTAAGTTTGGTGCGACTCTCGGAAAAACCACTGGATGGATTCATAAAACTTCATTGGAAGATCGAAAGGTAACTCAAATCTCTGGGGTCACTTATAAGGCCATTGAAGCTGACGGGGTTGTCATTGAAGTGAAAGGGGAATCTAGAAAAATTCCATGTGATACAGTGGTTGTTTGTGCGGGACAAGACCCCAATCGTACATTACTGGCACCTTTGGAATTGGCAAAAATTCCTGTTCATTTGATTGGTGGGGCAGACCTCGCATCGGAACTGGATGCCAAACGTGCGATTGACCAAGGGACAAGACTTGCTGTAACCATTTAG